The segment GCACGAAAATGAAAATTTCAACAGCATCGCCGTGACGCAAAATGGCGAGATGGTCGATGCCCAAGGTCTGGTGACCGGCGGTGCGGTGCAAAAAAATTCTTCAGGTCTCCTCACTCGTAAACGCGAAATCGAAACCCTGACGGAAACCGTGTATCGCCTCCAGGACGAAATGCACGCCGCGGAAAACAGCATCGACCATTTAAAAAACTCGTTGTCGGAACGTAAAGAACAGCTTGCAAGTATCGAAAAATCGGTTCACGAAAACGAAATCGCCTTAAACGGGGAGCAAAAAGACCTCGAACAACTTGCAAAAGAAATCGAGCGTCTGGAGCATAAATTTTCGACTCTCGATTATGAAAAGTCCAATGTAGCCCTCGAACTCAAAGAATTGACCCAACAGCAGGAACACCTCCGGGAAGAGACCGCTCTCGCCGAACGCGAAAAAGCTCAGCTGGAAGAAAGCATCGTCAACCTGCGCCGGGAGGTGGAACAAAAACGCGAAGCGTTGGAATCCAAAAACGCCGAGATCAGTGTCGTTAAAGTCCGCATCGCTTCTCTCATCGGCAAGCGTGAAAACACCCTCACCGAAATCAAGCGACTCGACCTGCAACAGGAAAACCACCGCCATCGTATCCAAAATCTGGAAGACGCCCGGCAGGTAAACTCCGGGAAAATTTCTGAACTTCAAACGGAGATCGAATCTCTGGAAAAACAGATTCTGGAACAGGCCCGCGAAAAAGACCGTTTGGGTGAAGAAATTGTGCTCGAAGAAGAAACCCTGACCGAAAAAGAGGAATCTCAGGAACAAATGGAAAAGGAAACCAGAGATCTTTCCCGGCAGATTCAGGAACTCACCGAATCCATTTCCAAGATCGAACTCAAGCGCTCGGAATTGAAAATCCAGACAACCCACCTGGAAGAAAAAGCCTACGATGATTTTAACGCCACGCGCGAAGAAATGATGCGGGCGTACGATGAAAACACCGATGAACAAGCCGTCGAGGAGCAGGTTCGCGAGTTGAAAGCCAAGGTAGCAAAAATGGGCGAAGTCAATCTCGCCGCATTGTCGGACTTCCAGGAAACCAACGAACGTTATACCTTCCTGAACAGACAGCAGGAAGATTTAGAAGAATCCATCCTCATGCTTCACAACACCATCGAAAAAATCAACCGCACCACCAAACAGCGTTTCCTGGAAACTTTTGAGCAGGTGAACGAGAATTTTCAGGCGACCTTTGCCCGGCTGTTTCAAGGCGGCAAGGCAGAACTGGCCCTGACAGACGAGTCGAATCCACTGGAGTCCGGCATTGAAATCACCGCCAATCCGATGGGCAAAAGCATGCAGAATTTATCGTTGATGTCCGGCGGAGAAAAATCTCTGACCGCCATCGCTTTGATTTTTGCAATTTTCAAAGTCCGTCCCAGTCCGTTTTGCCTGCTGGACGAAGTAGACGCGCCGCTTGATGAAGCCAATGTGATCCGATTCCAGGAGATGCTGAAAGAAATGGCCCTCAACACCCAGTTCATCCTTATCACCCACAACCAAAAGACCATGTCGTTTGCCGATGTGCTGTACGGCATCACCATGGAAGAACGCGGCGTCTCCAAAGCCGTTTCCGTCCAGCTGAATTAAACCCCCCGGTTTATATCCAAACACCGAACCCCTTCCTTGTAATTTAGACATCGCCCGTCAAAATGCTATACTGAGCGTCCCAATCACTCAAAAGCGAAATCATGACGGACGCAAAAGACATCGACGACAGTCTCGAATTCCTGCGGTATTTTGAAAAGTACACGCAAAACCCCGATCTCGGAGCACTGGTTCAGGAAAAACTAAGCGCAGATAAAAAACGCCTTAATCTCGGCCACCATAAATTAAAGGAAGAAGATTTTAAGGCTCTGGCCCAAATCCAACCCTTGAGCCGGTTGCATTCCATGAATCTAGACGAAACCGGTCTGACGTCTTCCGGCTTAAAACATCTAGCGACGTCAAAAATCTTTTCCAACCTTAGCACCCTGTCTCTGGCCAACAACAACCTCGATGACGAAGGGATTTTCTACCTTTCCAAATCACCGCATTTATCCCGCCTCACCGAACTCAGTTTGAGCAGCAACGAGATCGGAATGCTGGGTGCCAAAGTTTTATTCCAGTCGTCCCTCCCAGGGCAGTTAAAAAAACTGGATCTCTCCTACAACCGGATCGAACCTTTAGGAATCAAATCCATTTCAGAAGCGCCGCAAAAACTGCCGATACGCACACTCAATCTCAGAGACACCTGTCTGGGAGACGATGGCTTAAAGCAAATCGCCAGGCATGTCTGTCTGGAAGCATTGGAGACTCTGGACCTGTCGGACAATACGATCACTTTCGCTGGAATGGAAGCCCTGGCCCGGTCGAATCCGTTTCCCAAAATCAAACGCCTGGTTCTCAGCAACAATCCGGTCGGCGACGATGGAATTTACGCAATCGCCCAGTCGGACGCTTTCTCGACGTTGGAAGAATTGACGCTCATCAACGCTTCCTTGACCACCGACAGCGCCATTTCCCTGGCCGAATCCAAAAACATGACGAATCTCAAATTGCTGGATCTCAACAACAACGACATCCGCGCTGAAGGCGTGGAGGCCCTGGCAAAATCCGCCAACATGAAGGGATTGGAAAATCTGGATCTGGGCGAAAATAAACTCGGCCCCGACGGAGCCGTCGCCATCGCGGAAAGCGAACATCTTTCCGGATTAAAGTATCTGCGTCTCAATAACAACAACATCATGGATAAAGGCGCGATCGCACTCGCCCGTTCCAAAAACCTGATCCACCTGGAAGCGCTTTTTCTCGAAAACGAAAATTGGATTCATGCGCCGGGAACCAAAGCCATCGCAGAGTCTCAATCGCTGTCCAGCCTGAGAAAGCTGGTGCTGACCCTGAATGTGATCGGGGACGAAGGCGCCCGGTATTTGGCAAATTCCACCTCGTTAGCCGGTCTTGTGAACCTCAACGTCGCCGGAAACAGACTCAGCCCGAGCGCCGAAAATGCCCTCATCCATTCCACCACCCTGGTCAATTTGAAAGCTTTAGAAATCGTCTGAAACTGCGGGAGGATAGAAAAAAATCAAGGCGTAGGCGAAGAGTTCGCTTTGAGAAGGGATTTATTTTTGCGCACCGCTTTTATATTTCTACGGACGGTTTCAGAACTGCGAGTCATCCCCGCTTTTTCAAAAATCACTCGCGCCTGTTCAAAAAAGGCAATGGCCCGATCGTATTCCTCTTTCGAGCTTAGTGCCGCTCCCAGATTGTTCAAATCGCGCCCGACCTGCGCGTGATCCGGTCCCAGCGTTTTTTGATTGACTCGAAGTGCTTTTTCATAATTGTGAATGGCCTGGTCAAAGTCTCCTCTCGCCCGTAGGGCCGAGCCCAGGTTGTTCCACAAGGCCGCAAGGTTTGGATGTTCTGGCCCATAAACGGCAAGATAACTTTCTTCAGCCTGTTCATAAAACTCGATGGCCTTTTCACCGTCTCCCTTTTTCCTCCAGATATCGCCAATCTGGCTGAGGCCAAAGGCCGCCTGTTCATTATTGGAACCATAGTTGATTTGATTTCTTTCCAAAGCCTTTTCAAAAAATTCCAGCGCCTTGTCCAGCTCTTCCTTTGCCAGCCAGGCGGAACCCAGATGGTTCCAGAGGCTTGCCAGATTCGGATGGTCTTCTCCATAAAGTCTCAAATCGCCGTTCACTGCCTTATCCCAGTTTTCTATGGCCGCATCATGATCGCCATTTCGGAATCGGACCAGGCCCAGGTGAGACCATATTTCAGTGACCAAAGGATGATCCGGTCCTACCGTCTGGAGGAAACTGTCCAGGGCCTTTTCGTAATATTCAATCGCTTGCTTGTCATCCCCCCGTGTTCGGGCTTCATCTCCCAGGCCCTTCCAGTGAACCGCGATTTTAGGATGTCGGGATTCGACCGACCTCAACTCCTTGCCGGGAGTGTTTTGAAGGTATTCGGAGGCTTCATCAAACTTTCCTAGAACCAACAGGTACAAACCGGTTTCCTTCGTGTAGGTGGAATTTTGAGGAGCTCGTTGAACCGCGCTTTTGTAATTAGCAAGGGCGTTTCTTTGATCGAAATTGAGTTCGTGAAATTGCGCTTTTATGAACCGGTCCCGGGCCTGAGCGGAAGGATCTTCACCTGCGTCCCGCTGGTAAATAAAAGCCAGCGCCTCATCTATCCGGCCGTCATCAATGAGCTTTAAAGCCGGCTCACGATCGGTTCCCGTCAACTCCGTTTGCAATTGACGGACCACTTCTTCGATACGGATAACTTCCGCATCTGTCAGCGTTCTGACTCTGGGATCGGGCTCCGAATCGAGCAGTTGCTGACGAACCCAAAGGTACAACGGATCGCCGCGGCCGTTGGGCCGGGCCATTTGCGGATGGTTCTTTATGAAACCCTGAGCCGTCTGCGAAAGAGCCACCGCCGAATCTTTCTCGACAACTTTCCCCATGGAAATCAACGGGACCATTTCGAAACCCGATGCGTAATACCCCGCTTCATCCTGCCCCGCAACTTTGAATCGCTTGTTCCACCGATCGCTCACGGTAATTAGATAGTCTCTCAAACCCATCGGGTTGCCGCGCGCGGGCTCATTGCAATGATAAGAGACAAAGTTCAGCAACCGGCCGCCTGAATTGGGCGTAGCCAGCATGACAACATTTCCGAGGGGAACCATTTGGTCCAGGTGATGATGTTCATTCAATTTAAATTCCCGGACCACGGCACCGCCCAGACTGTGCGCCACAAATGAAATCGATGCATATCGATTTTTTTCTAGTAGTTCGTTCACCGTTTTCCGCAACTGCCTGGCAATTTTTGGAATCTCCAGCGGAGCACCGCATTGACTTTCATATCCGAACGACAAGACATCCGCGCCTGAAAAGGAAGGATCTTCAAAGAGACCCTGCGGCCAGAAGAAATTCTCCTTTTCCTGTGTCCAGGTCCGAACCGGATCGCCTTTCAGTCCATGGACAAAAACAACCAGTTCATCGGCGCCGATAGTTTTAAAAACCAGGGATTCTTTGGACGGCCCGACTTTATGAGGCTGGGAGGTCGCACAACCAAGGGAAATCAAAAAAAGGACGAAGATTGAAAACCGTATTCTTAAAAAAGCGGGCAGGTGGAGAGGGCTGGAAAACATACGAATTCTCCTGAAATTCCACGGGAAGCAACATTATTGAAAATAATATCACATTTGACACGAACAGCAAGGCCACGGTGGGGCAGGCTGCCAGAGGGCTTCTCCCTCCTTAGGGAACATCGCTTTTTTTAGCCAGCAGATTGAATGTATTTTGCGTGCCAAGCAGGCGGGTGGAAAAAAACGCCGGAAATCCATAGCGGCGGGAGCAGTACGTTTCGACATCGATGACTTGCATGCCCTCTGATTGCAACAAATCGACCAGCCGGTTGGGGTCGATGCCACCGAAACGGCGCTGGAAATCGGATAACTCATAGTCCTCTTCAAACAGCGGAATTTTGCGGAGTTTCATTTCGAGCTGATAGGTCGTTTCATCTAAAATCGCGATTCCCTTATGCAGAAGATAACGGAGCGAAGATGCGATCTCCTGTTTGAGCGGTTCAAAGACGACCCAGAACCATCCGCCCGGCGGTAATTTTCTACAAACGGTACGGATCAACGATTCATAATCGTAAAGATGATGCAAAAGAGCCGACATGACAACCGCATCGTAAGTATCTCCATCGGTTTCAACAAACTCTTCCACCGCCATGATGGTAAGCGATGACCGGTTTTTAAACGCAGCTGGAATTTTACGTTTCAAGCCTGCGATCATTTCCGGGGACAGGTCGACTCCCGTCATACGATAGCCCTCGGCTAACAGCTGAAGATAGAGGTATCCCGTCCCACAGCCCAATTCGAGAATGCGCGAGTCTTTAGCGCCCAATCCCCCGCACAACCGGTTTAAAGATTTCTCTATAATTCGGGTTTGGAAAAAATTCGTCTGCTCCGGGTGACGGGAAAGATAAAGGCTGCCTTCCAGAGCATGGACGCGGCGGTTTTCAGAGAGAACCTTTTCCTGAAGGTCATTCCCGTTTTTAAGATCCATCGTCATAAAATAATTGCCTGTTTAAACTTCCGCCCCCGGCGCCGCCGAATAAAAAAACCGCTTGCTTGTTTTTCCGGTTTCGCATTCGTTGCAGTTTCTGCAGGTATCGGGAAATTCTCCCGAAAGATGTTGATCACGCAACTGTTCAATCGCCGCTCCGCGCCATAAGTCATACACAGAATCCTTCCAGGCGTTGCCGAGGGAAAGTTCGGCGTTGTAATCGACGCAACAGGGGATCACCGTCCCGTCCCAGAGCACAACCAGTTTTCCATAATCCTTGCCGAACGGTTCCGGGCACACTTCTTTTCGCGGACTCTGTATGAGTTTGGGTTGCTGACGCACGTGGTCGACGATGCTTTCCCAATGGGCGATGTATTCATCGACATCCTGCTGGGTGTCCTCCTCCACCGTAAAAACCACACCCATGCCCAATTCCGGCCGCCGGGATTCTTTTCTTTCTTTAAGTTTGATGATGTTTCTTTCGATCTTATCCAGGTTGACCCCGCGGATTTTTTTGAATGTCTCTGCCGACCCGTCGATGGAAAATCGAATGATGCTCAGAGGGCTGCCCACGATTTTGTCGATCATCTTGTCCGTCAGCAAAGTTCCATTCGTGTTCATGACGATGTGCTGGACTCCAGCATGGTGGGCGTAGTCGAACATGCGGAATATATCTTCATGTAAGAGCGGTTCACCCCAGTTGTGCATGCAAAGGTGCTCCAGGCCCGGTGAATCGTCGATCACTTTTTTGAACAGATTCAGATCCATGAAACCCTCTTTGCGGTTCATCCCCTCGGTCACAAAACAAAACGTGCAACGGAGGTTGCAGGTGTTGGTCGGCTCGATGATCAGCGAGGTCAAATTTTTTACATCCATCATTCAACCACCTTTTCGACAATGTATTCGGGACGGTTTTGTATCTGCATGTGCACACGCCCCAGGTATTCCCCGAGAAATCCGATCGAGAGCAGCTGAACGCTTGCGAAAAATGCGAAGACCGCAGAGAGGACGATGAATCCTTCGATCAAAATTCCCTCAACCACCCGCTGATAAAGCAGAAACATCATGACCGCAAACCCCAGCATGGCGCCCAACAACCCCATATAGGTCACCATCCGCAGGGGAAAGCTGGAGTAGCCGGTGATGAGGTCCCAGGTGAGTTGAATCAGGTTCAATATGGAATATTTCGTTCGACCTTTTTGGCGAATATGATGCTCCACCTGAATCTCTACCGAAGGCACGCCCATCCAGCTCATCAGCACCGCCATGTAGCGGGACTGATCCCGGCAGGCTTCCACTTTTTCGATCACCGGGCGGCGCATGGCGCGAAAAGAACTGAGGTTCAATTTGAATGCACCGCCAAACAATAGTTTTCCAAACCCGTGCAGATATTTTGAACCTAAAACCCGGAGCAATCCATCCCGCCGCCGCAAAGGAATTGTGGTCACAAGATCCACCTCATCGGTGAACGCATCGAGAAGCTTGGGGATTTCCTCCGGTGGATGCTGTAAGTCTGAGTCGAGTTGAACCACGATGTCACCCCGGCAAAGACGAAACCCGGCAAGCACCGCGGCCTGCTGGCCGAAGTTGCGTGTGAACTTCAAAACTCTAAGAGCATCGTCCCGCTTTTTTAACTCCTGAAGAACCTGAAAGGACGCATCACAACTGCCGTCATCCACCAGAATAATCTCATAGGATTTTCCAAGACCTGAACAAACCGCGGTCAACCGGGAAACCAGCTCCGGCAAAATCGGCGCTTCGTTATAAACGGGAATCACCAGGGATATCTCCACCGGTTCTGATTTATCCATTGCAGTTTGGCTGTGTGACAAATTCCTTTGCGCCCACCTTTTTAAGAACCTCGACCCCGGACTGGACCCGTATCGCCTCCACCCCCGCCTGCTGAGGGCCAATGTACTCCGACTGACAGCATCCAAGACAGCCGGGAAAAATCTTTTCTTTTTTAAGCGATTTGCGAAACGCCCTGGCTTTTTTGGAATACCAGGGAAATTCTCCGTCCCCCTCGTAGATGCTGCCCATTCGGACGTGTGGACAGCTGAACACATCGCCATAGGCCGTCACCGCGGCTTTTGACCAGGGCACATAGCATCGGTAATCCTTGTAGGAACTTTCATTGGAATAGTAGCGGACAATTTCTTCCGGCGTGATGTAATTCGGGGAAAACCGGAGTTTGGTTCGGTAATTCCGGCTTCGGCTCATCAGTTTGGCCAATTGCTCTCTTAAAACCACCGGCGATATCTCCTCCACCGGGTTGGTGGCAACCTTCAAATGCTGGTCCTGGTCATAATCCTTGGCATGCCAGTAAGTGGCTGGATTATCCAGAACAAAATTGCAGACATCCACGCCGAGGTCGTTGGCATAATCATAAAGGGGAACCAGATCCATGACATTGGCCCGGTTGATGACGCAGGTCAGATGCACCAAAGGAAACCGGCTGTTTAATTCCTTCCGTCTTTTCATGAACCGCTCCAGCCCCTCGGTGGTTTTTCGGAAAGACCCCGCAACCGTGGTGATCCGATCGTGCAGAGCTTC is part of the Nitrospinaceae bacterium genome and harbors:
- a CDS encoding radical SAM domain protein, yielding MMDVKNLTSLIIEPTNTCNLRCTFCFVTEGMNRKEGFMDLNLFKKVIDDSPGLEHLCMHNWGEPLLHEDIFRMFDYAHHAGVQHIVMNTNGTLLTDKMIDKIVGSPLSIIRFSIDGSAETFKKIRGVNLDKIERNIIKLKERKESRRPELGMGVVFTVEEDTQQDVDEYIAHWESIVDHVRQQPKLIQSPRKEVCPEPFGKDYGKLVVLWDGTVIPCCVDYNAELSLGNAWKDSVYDLWRGAAIEQLRDQHLSGEFPDTCRNCNECETGKTSKRFFYSAAPGAEV
- the arnC gene encoding undecaprenyl-phosphate 4-deoxy-4-formamido-L-arabinose transferase; this encodes MDKSEPVEISLVIPVYNEAPILPELVSRLTAVCSGLGKSYEIILVDDGSCDASFQVLQELKKRDDALRVLKFTRNFGQQAAVLAGFRLCRGDIVVQLDSDLQHPPEEIPKLLDAFTDEVDLVTTIPLRRRDGLLRVLGSKYLHGFGKLLFGGAFKLNLSSFRAMRRPVIEKVEACRDQSRYMAVLMSWMGVPSVEIQVEHHIRQKGRTKYSILNLIQLTWDLITGYSSFPLRMVTYMGLLGAMLGFAVMMFLLYQRVVEGILIEGFIVLSAVFAFFASVQLLSIGFLGEYLGRVHMQIQNRPEYIVEKVVE